A stretch of Odocoileus virginianus isolate 20LAN1187 ecotype Illinois chromosome 31, Ovbor_1.2, whole genome shotgun sequence DNA encodes these proteins:
- the LOC139032349 gene encoding cytochrome c oxidase subunit NDUFA4 has protein sequence MLRQIIGQAKRHPSLIPLFIFIGAGGTGAALYVTRLALFNPDVSWDRKNNPEPWNKLGPNDQYKFYSVNVDYSKLKKEGPDF, from the coding sequence ATGCTCCGCCAGATCATCGGTCAGGCCAAGAGGCACCCTAGCTTGATCCCCCTCTTCATATTTATTGGGGCAGGAGGGACTGGAGCAGCACTGTATGTCACACGCCTGGCATTGTTCAATCCCGATGTCAGTTGGGACAGAAAGAATAACCCAGAACCCTGGAACAAACTAGGTCCTAATGATCAGTACAAGTTCTACTCTGTGAACGTAGATTACAgcaaactgaagaaagaaggtcCAGACTTCTAA